TATCATGAAGATTATTAATAAGATTATTGAGGAATTTAGGAACAGGGGGTTTAGGATCAAGGTTATTCATGATGATTCGATTAAGGCAGACCTTAATAAGCTCAGGGTTAGAGTTTGGATTACCCCAAGTGATTATTTCCCATGGTGGTCAAATCTACTTGATATGGTGGATGAATTAGAACTTAATGATATTAATGCATTATTTGTTGTTTCTGAGAGACCCTACGTTATAAGTGATTACGTTGTTAATAATTTATCCAGGATTCGTTATTGGTTTAATAAGGAATTGAATATAAAGGTATACGCAATAAATATTGATAGATTAGAGGAAGATTTAGAGGATGGTATTAACCTTGTAATAACAAACTTCTATAGGGAGGCCAGTAATGTGGCATTAATGGGTAGTACATGCCCTAACTGCGGCTTACCCATGACAATAATGTACTCCTCTAGGTATTATTCACGTAGATGGAGAACATGGGTTAATGAGTATGTCGAGGTTTGCGAAAGGTGTAAAGTGGTTTCCCATAAATTAATCCTCTCATAGGCAGTAATTATACGTCGAGATTTCACTCGAAAATAATGTTTATTAATCACTAAAGAATCTACTTATGGAATAGGTTTTATGCCTGGTTTACCATTTATGCCATTAGATGCAAGATTTGCCGATGTATTGGGACTTATAGACACGCTTGCCAATGAGTTTAAGGGACAGGCCGACATATTCATGATTGCCAAGGAAATGGAATCTGACATTGATGATTTAATGCCAGCCCTAAACGCAGCTGTTTACCTTGGTTTTGTTGAGGTTAAGGGTGGTGATGTTAAGATTACGGATGAGGGTAAGGAGTTTCTGAATGCTAAGATTAGCGATAGAAAGAAAATACTCCGACAGAAATTACTTAGCCTTGAACCATTTCATACGGCCTATAGTTTGGGATTACGTAAACCATTCACCATCGATGACCTCATCGAGGAACTAAATGACGAGGGATACGTAGAGGCTAGGGAACCAGGTATTAGGCATCTACTCGAAATATTGCTGGCCGA
This is a stretch of genomic DNA from Vulcanisaeta moutnovskia 768-28. It encodes these proteins:
- a CDS encoding AAA-associated domain-containing protein; this encodes MPGLPFMPLDARFADVLGLIDTLANEFKGQADIFMIAKEMESDIDDLMPALNAAVYLGFVEVKGGDVKITDEGKEFLNAKISDRKKILRQKLLSLEPFHTAYSLGLRKPFTIDDLIEELNDEGYVEAREPGIRHLLEILLAEWGVFAGMLKKRGDVYIAIP